ccacgctcagacttccaggcaatgctgggggagcctgggagcttccaccccaggtccccagctacaactctcctctcctgtgtcttctctctctttctgacactttaaagatcgtgcctttaaatgaaaaagtcagtcttcattgcacgactatgtgcaagtgcaacagggacatttttttgggtttacaaagtcaaacaataacacttcgaccctgtctgtctggggtctctcaatgacgaattgtctgtagcatgtttggaggaggtattgtggccccggtatcaaattgggtaccggggccaccccactatgcagtccagatacttgtttggtggaattccgacacgtggagggtttttaaattatattgtggcctcggtaccaaattgtgtaccggggccaccacactacgcagtcaagatacttgtttggtggaattcagaccagttgagggttttattattatattgtgtggaccactctatctataccacactacaactctataccactctatttcctactttaattctatttaattctatttcctactttaattctattactaattaattaccataaagaggaacaaaaaaaaccaattttaccaaaagtataatatgacttagacttacaaacactacactttaaagatcgtgcctttaaatgaaaaagtcagtcttcattgcacgactatgtgcaacagggacatttttttgggtttacaaagtcaaacaataacactacgaccctgtctgtctggggtctgtcaatgacgaattgtctggagcatgtttggaggaggtattgtggccccggtatcaaattgggtaccggggccaccccactatgcagtccagatactcgtttggtggaattccgacacgtggagggtttttaaattatattgtggcctcggtaccaaattgtgtaccggggccaccacactatgcagtcaagatacttgtttggtggaattcagaccagttgagggttttattattatattgtgtggaccactctatctataccacactacaactctataccactctatttcctactttaattctatttaattctatttcctactttaattctattactaattaattaccataaagaggaacaaaaaaaaccaattttaccaaaagtataatatgacttagacttacaaacactacactttaaagatcgtgcctttaaatgaaaaagtcagtcttcattgcacgactatgtgcaacagggacatttttttgggtttacaaagtcaaacaataacactacgaccctgtctgtctggggtctgtcaatgacgaattgtctggagcatgtttggaggaggtattgtggccccggtatcaaattgggtaccggggccaccccactatgcagtccagatacttgtttggtggaattccgacacgtggagggtttttaaattatattgtggcctcggtaccaaattgtgtaccggggccaccacactacgcagtcaagatacttgtttggtggaattcagaccagttgagggttttattattatattgtgtggaccactctatctataccacactacaactctataccactctatttcctactttaattctatttaattctatttcctactttaattctattactaattaattaccataaagaggaacaaaaaaaaccaattttaccaaaagtataatatgacttagacttacaaacactacactttaaagatcgtgcctttaaatgaaaaagtcagtcttcattgcacgactatgtgcaacagggacatttttttgggtttacaaagtcaaacaataacactacgaccctgtctgtctggggtctgtcaatgacgaattgtctggagcatgtttggaggaggtattgtggccccggtatcaaattgggtaccggggccaccccactatgcagtccagatacttgtttggtggaattccgacacgtggagggtttttaaattatattgtggcctcggtaccaaattgtgtaccggggccaccacactacgcagtcaagatagatagatgcgtattgcgtatcatagataaagtacattcagtggtgtggggcaaattgaaaaatattccaaatgcactgacattatcaaaaacaagaggttgtcacacgctaaaactccaacatgtatatgatggagaggatggaggagcagccgtatgtgtagtgtaatgcagatctgttgaaggttttttatatattttattgtggtgcccagtgcccactcctctacgcagtccagatacatttattggtgcgaatcataaaagttcagggtttttaatatatattgtggtgacccactcctctacgcagtccaggtacatttattggtgcgaatcataaaagttcagggtttttaatatatattgtggtgacccactcctctacgcagtccaggtacatttattggtgcgaatcataaaagttcagggtttttaatagatattgtggtgacccactcctctacgcagtccaggtacatttattggtgcgaatcataaaagttcagggtttttaatatatattgtggtgacccactcctctacgcagtccaggtacatttattggtgcgaatcataaaagttcagggtttttaatatatattgtggtgacccactcctctacgcagtccaggtacatttattggtgcgaatcataaaagttcagggtttttaagatattgtggtgacccactcctctacgcagtccaggtacaattattggtgcgaatcataaaagttcagggtttttaagatattgtggtgacccactcctctacgcagtccaggtacaattattggtgcgaatcataaaagttcagggtttttaagatattgtggtgacccactcctctacgcagtccaggtacaattattggtgcgaatcataaaagttcagggtttttaagatattgtggtgacccactcctctacgcagtccaggtacaattattggtgcgaatcataaaagttcagggtttttaatatattgtggtgacccactcctctacgcagtccaggtacaattattggtgcgaatcataaaagttcagggtttttaagatattgtggtgacccactcctctacgcagtccaggtacaattattggtgcgaatcataaaagttcagggtttttaagatattgtggtgacccactcctctacgcagtccaggtacaattattggtgcgaatcataaaagttcagggtttttaatatatattgtggtgacccactcctctacgcagtccagaaagataccttgttgcaacgttttggactaataactatattgtgaggtgttcacaatacactgtaaattagtggaaatgcttgttattgaatgttattgaggttaataatagcctaggagtgaaaataagcccaaaaacttgatttttaaactttttatgtttttttcaaaaaaaatccgaatccaataccttaaatccgaaccgagacctttcgtcaagtgttttgcgagacaaatccgaacctcaaaaataacgaaaatccggatccaaaacacaaaacacgagacctcaaaagtcgccggtgcacatccctagtttggaTGACTTTATAAATGACAACTGTCAAAGAAAAATCACTCAGTTTTTTGCTGCTACTCATGATTTATTCTGATGAGTGAGGAGGATATTTATATCGTGCTAAGCACCAAAGGATCTTGAGAATTGAACACTTTTCATTATATGTTGGGTTGGTCACACTTCCCTATTAGTGATCACTATATTCAGTATCTACTACTCCGAGGATTGTTAGATACATAAGTATGTTTTGCCAAATAGAGATACTTTATCATTATAATATTATCTGAACCGACTTGAAGTTTATGTATTACACTATCTGTCTATTCCTATCTGGAGTAGAAGTGttattatcagtgcactgatatgtatatttatatactgttttaaTTGGTGTTGTTATATtgaatgtttaataaatgtgaacatttatttcatttatgtgGATTTAATTATCAATTAGTCCATTTGACATAAACTATCTCAGCGCTGATTTTAGTTTCTTATAACCAAAAGTAGCATACCTGACCTACTGAAGTGTACGCTTCCATCTCAGGACCATTGTAATCAAATGAAATAGAAGATTTGTATATCAGTGATGTATGAGGGAATGTGTTTGAGTATCATTCATTGAGAATTATTATAAAATTGTCacattcagtgttttatactcatttttatgtggattttatatatttttaattgaggATTTGTgggaatataataaataatatactataatcactttaaCCTGCACTCTTTTATTTAGTCAGTTTTTTGTATAAGAATGCTAACAGACGCAGTATCTGATATTAGAGAGCAGTGGTTAAGTGAAGCACCTTAATACCTAATACCAGATTAGATTATAAATGCAGCACCTGAATTCACTTACTAGCGCCTaaacattttttgtgtgtgtacttATAAGATCAGACCATCATCAGTGATTTGTGAATTAACGCTATGGGATTGTGGGAGGGGCTAAGGGATAGAGTAACATCTAGGGGCTGTGTTAGAGCTTTGTGCAGAATTTGCAGCTGAACAGACCATGTTGTACTGTAAggactgctaaacaaacattgtTGCCTGCAGGGTAATTAGCTATTGCTCAATTAATGCCTTTGGCAGCAAAGGCGATGTTCTGTCTTAGCAGTTTACTACCACTTCCTACAAGCTAGATTAATGTATCTAACTAGCTAATCCCAGTTAttcttaattcttttttttatgtcatttatttttattatagctgtcacaaacacgctcccagcttccgtgactttggtgtttactgtatgtggttacacatgattccagcactcagtctcTCTCTTACCTATTACACAGGTTATAGATatgctgaatcgcccccacaacagcactctcacaccccccacACATATACTCTAATAATACAGTGCTGCCCATGTGTACCAGTAATACTGTAACATATAACAGAAGAAGGTTTATAGAAGACGGTAAAtaaaagtggttagcacttctgtctcacagcgctggggtcatgagttcaattcccgaccatggccttatctgtgtggagtttatatgttctccctgtgtttgcgtgggtttccttcgggtgctccggtttccttccacactccaaaaacattctagtaggttgatttgctgctatcaaaattaaccctagtccaggcctgtccaacctgcggccctccagatgttgtgaaactacaagtcccagcatgcccttccagctatcaactggttgtctacctgcaaagcatgctggggcttgtagtttcacaacacctggagggccgcaggttggacaggcctgccctagtctctctctctctctctctctgtgtgttatggaatttagactgtaagctccaatggggcagggactgatgtgagtgagttctctgtacagcgctgcggaattagtggcgctttataaataaatgatgatgatgatgtgtgctaTGGTAAATATGCTGATGAATATCAGTGAATAAAATAGTAGAGGTAACTGAAAGAATAGCACAAATCAGAAAAAATGAAACCTTTTTACtatataacatattaaaatgttttgttattaaaaaaatctaGAAACAGGCAGAAGAAAATGTAAAGAATGAGTTTTATATAGTAAATATGTGACACCATAGATCTGATGATAAAATGACGTCTTCCCTGTATATGAGAGTGTAGTGGTCTGGACTATACACCCGTATGACCACTTCTTACTGGTATCTTCTCTCATTATGCGCTTAGTCACTGCTGGTTCTTGTAGTTTGCTCCATAGGTTATTCAGTGCATGTTAGTTTTGCTGAAGAATGAAGACACAAATTTGTTTGCATATTGTACACATAGATTCTGGATGTTCTTTGCTTTCCTTACATACAATTTGACCTCCATCAGTGACTTGATTCTCTCCAGAAATCCTTGTTTGGCTTCTTGCTCCTCACTCTGTAGCCTCAGATCAATGTATTCTGTGACTGACAGCGGGTTTGGTACCAGGGCGATTTCACGGAGATGATTCAGACTCTCAGAGGATTTGCTAACAAGAATAGTCACTGTATTCATCACATTATCATGTTCCTCTTTTAGTTCTTTAAACACTTTTTCCACAGTCATCTCCTCTCCAGAAGCGGcttcatattttttttgcagctcttcataggttcttttctcttttaaaaTCACATATTCCCACTTATATCTTTCATTGGTATGATCACTCCAGACGCATCTACCTGGGCATTGTGTACAGTTTCCATCACACATAGAAACACACATCTTCATACTGTCATGACTCATTGTACAGACAGTCTCACATGTAAATTTGCACTTTGAGCAGTTTGTTGTGTTGTTATTTACCTCTCGCCTTACTGGAACAGTTATCTCTACCTCATACTCAAAGTCTTTATTTGCCTCCATTAGATCCTTGTTCTTCTCCAGAGCTTCCtgtgttttctttatttcatcCAGTTTCATCAGTCCAGCATCTATCTGTGGCTGTAAGGCCTGCATAGTTATCTGAAGCTGTTTCCGTACCTTGAGGACTTCCTTGGTCAGCTTCAGACTTTTGGTTTCTATTGTACTCAGAACACTGAAAATTTTTTCCATACTCTCTACCCCCATGATCCAGAACATTTCATTAATACTCATGTTACTCGCCTGATTGTTGGCAAATAGAGCTGAATTGTTGAACTTGCAGTGAATGGGGTCACCATTACTGTCCAGAGGGCAGGGGATGTCAGCAACTTTAATGGCCTCCAGTACTGGAGGTCTCGCACCATCTGAGAAATTGGTAAGAATAAATATGTTGTCTTTTATATCTTTTCCAAAGATAGAAAATAcagcattaaaaatatattcctgGGTGTGTGTTAGCCGAGCCATAGAAGCCTGAACTACAAAGCACACAGCATCAATCTGATCAATGCCACCATCAGCTGTAAAAAATGCATGGATGTCCTCTGTGATCTTCTTGTCCTGTGCTATTCCTCTggtgtctccaaatcctggtGTATCTATCAAGGTGAGGGTATAAGGGATTTTGTACCCACTTTCATGATTCATCTTGTAGACTGTAACCTCAGAGGTTTGACTGTGAGCTTGAGATTTATCTGTAACCTCGTGTACAAGTTTGAACCTAAAGTCATCTTTCCATTCCACACCCAAGATGTAGTTGGCCATTCCATTG
The nucleotide sequence above comes from Mixophyes fleayi isolate aMixFle1 chromosome 6, aMixFle1.hap1, whole genome shotgun sequence. Encoded proteins:
- the LOC142095291 gene encoding uncharacterized protein LOC142095291, translating into MATKETSLNIKYRLKQNSTLINEKEKGKPSVYQLNMNLCESGYGKFNMGKENHQIPNKVILLVGATGAGKTTLINGMANYILGVEWKDDFRFKLVHEVTDKSQAHSQTSEVTVYKMNHESGYKIPYTLTLIDTPGFGDTRGIAQDKKITEDIHAFFTADGGIDQIDAVCFVVQASMARLTHTQEYIFNAVFSIFGKDIKDNIFILTNFSDGARPPVLEAIKVADIPCPLDSNGDPIHCKFNNSALFANNQASNMSINEMFWIMGVESMEKIFSVLSTIETKSLKLTKEVLKVRKQLQITMQALQPQIDAGLMKLDEIKKTQEALEKNKDLMEANKDFEYEVEITVPVRREVNNNTTNCSKCKFTCETVCTMSHDSMKMCVSMCDGNCTQCPGRCVWSDHTNERYKWEYVILKEKRTYEELQKKYEAASGEEMTVEKVFKELKEEHDNVMNTVTILVSKSSESLNHLREIALVPNPLSVTEYIDLRLQSEEQEAKQGFLERIKSLMEVKLYVRKAKNIQNLCVQYANKFVSSFFSKTNMH